One Micromonospora sp. WMMD812 genomic window carries:
- a CDS encoding polyprenyl synthetase family protein encodes MTVTVAPTDASGLRARFDAELAAFLDRQGPEWPDGAPRGVFTALQRFVLAGGKRLRPLFCYWGWRGAGGDDGSPIVVAAAALELFHAFALIHDDILDGSDRRRGEPSVHRLFADLHARSSWRGDPEAYGRNTALLCGDLCAAWSDQMFHECGLTTEQVHRGYAMFALMRTEVIAGEYLDLVSGVGDGSVASALTVIRMKAARYTVTRPLQIGAALAGGSPELIETLAEFGDPLGDAFQLRDDVLGVFGDPAVTGKSVLDDLREGKPTVMMALARSSADRTQTARLRELFGNPDLDADGAAELRAIIEGTGARERIEQMIRVRTEGALAALESAPVDDATRAALVGLAGQAIDRRS; translated from the coding sequence GTGACGGTCACCGTGGCGCCCACCGACGCGAGCGGGCTGCGGGCCCGCTTCGACGCCGAGCTGGCCGCGTTCCTCGACCGGCAGGGGCCGGAGTGGCCGGACGGCGCGCCGCGCGGGGTCTTCACCGCGTTGCAGCGGTTCGTGCTGGCCGGTGGCAAGCGACTGCGGCCGCTGTTCTGCTACTGGGGCTGGCGGGGTGCCGGTGGTGACGACGGCTCCCCGATCGTGGTGGCCGCGGCCGCGCTCGAGCTGTTCCACGCGTTCGCCCTGATCCACGACGACATCCTCGACGGCAGCGACCGCCGCCGGGGCGAGCCGTCCGTGCACCGCCTCTTCGCCGACCTGCACGCCCGCTCGTCCTGGCGGGGCGATCCCGAGGCGTACGGCCGCAACACGGCGCTGCTCTGCGGTGACCTCTGCGCCGCCTGGTCGGACCAGATGTTCCACGAGTGCGGGCTCACCACCGAGCAGGTGCACCGGGGGTACGCGATGTTCGCCCTGATGCGCACCGAGGTGATCGCCGGGGAGTACCTGGACCTGGTCTCCGGCGTCGGGGATGGTTCGGTGGCCAGCGCGTTGACCGTAATCCGGATGAAGGCGGCCCGCTACACCGTCACCCGGCCGCTGCAGATCGGCGCGGCGCTGGCCGGCGGGTCGCCGGAGCTGATCGAGACGCTGGCGGAGTTCGGCGACCCGCTCGGCGACGCGTTCCAGCTGCGCGACGACGTGCTCGGTGTCTTCGGCGACCCGGCGGTCACCGGGAAGTCGGTCCTGGACGACCTGCGGGAGGGCAAGCCCACGGTGATGATGGCGCTGGCCCGCAGCTCCGCCGACCGGACGCAGACCGCCCGGCTGCGGGAGCTCTTCGGCAACCCCGACCTGGACGCCGACGGCGCCGCCGAGTTGCGCGCGATCATCGAGGGCACCGGCGCGCGGGAGCGGATCGAGCAGATGATCCGGGTCCGGACCGAGGGGGCGTTGGCCGCGCTGGAGAGCGCGCCGGTGGACGACGCGACCCGTGCGGCGCTGGTCGGTCTCGCCGGGCAGGCGATCGACCGGCGCTCCTGA
- a CDS encoding nucleotide pyrophosphatase/phosphodiesterase family protein produces MSKRLVVLDVVGLTPRLLAHMPRLRAVADTGFRAELGTVLPAVTCSVQSTFLTGELPAGHGIVGNGWYFRDLGEVLLWRQHNALVGGEKLWQAARRAEPGYTVANVCWWYAMGADVDWTVTPRPVYYADGRKEPDCYTDPPELHDALTGRLGTFPLFTYWGPTAGLPSSAWICKAAEQILADHSPDLTLVYVPHLDYDLQRYGSSSPQAAAAAAALDKVLGPLLDAARAREATVVALSEYGITDVSRPVDVNRLLRAEGLLRVHTQAGMEYLDPWTSRAFAVADHQVAHVYVRDPADVPAVAKLCAGLPGVAEVLDADGKAAHGLDHPRAGELVLVAEPDAWFTYYYWLDDGRAPDFARLVEIHRKPGYDPAELFFDPAAPLAAKRRAATALARKKLGLRYLMSAVGLDAGARAVRGSHGRLPADPADAPVLLCSDPAAARDRIAATEVKALLLELAGLASAGASPGPASSGASAGPASSGATTGPVASGAGEAS; encoded by the coding sequence ATGAGCAAGCGGTTGGTGGTGCTGGACGTGGTCGGGCTGACTCCGCGGCTGCTGGCGCACATGCCACGGCTGCGCGCGGTCGCCGACACCGGCTTCCGGGCGGAGTTGGGCACGGTGCTGCCCGCGGTGACCTGTTCGGTGCAGTCGACGTTCCTGACCGGGGAGTTGCCGGCCGGCCACGGGATCGTCGGCAACGGCTGGTACTTCCGGGACCTCGGCGAGGTGCTGCTCTGGCGGCAGCACAACGCGCTGGTCGGCGGGGAGAAGCTGTGGCAGGCGGCACGCCGGGCCGAGCCCGGCTACACGGTGGCCAACGTCTGCTGGTGGTACGCGATGGGCGCGGACGTCGACTGGACGGTCACGCCGCGCCCGGTCTACTACGCGGACGGGCGCAAGGAACCCGACTGCTACACCGATCCGCCGGAGCTGCACGACGCGCTCACCGGGCGGCTGGGCACCTTCCCGCTCTTCACCTACTGGGGGCCGACCGCCGGGCTGCCGTCCTCGGCCTGGATCTGCAAGGCCGCCGAGCAGATCCTCGCCGACCACTCGCCCGACCTTACCCTGGTCTACGTCCCCCACCTCGACTACGACCTGCAACGGTACGGTTCGTCCTCGCCGCAGGCCGCCGCCGCGGCGGCCGCGCTCGACAAGGTGCTCGGCCCGCTGCTGGACGCGGCCCGGGCCCGGGAGGCGACCGTGGTGGCGCTGTCGGAGTACGGCATCACCGACGTCTCCCGGCCGGTCGACGTCAACCGCCTGCTGCGCGCCGAGGGTCTGCTGCGGGTGCACACCCAGGCCGGGATGGAGTACCTCGACCCGTGGACCTCGCGGGCCTTCGCCGTGGCCGACCACCAGGTGGCGCACGTCTACGTGCGGGACCCGGCGGACGTACCGGCGGTGGCGAAGCTCTGCGCCGGCCTGCCCGGCGTGGCCGAGGTGCTGGACGCCGACGGCAAGGCCGCGCACGGGCTGGACCATCCGCGCGCCGGCGAACTGGTGCTGGTGGCCGAGCCGGACGCCTGGTTCACCTACTACTACTGGCTCGACGACGGCCGGGCGCCGGACTTCGCCCGCCTGGTCGAGATCCACCGCAAGCCCGGGTACGACCCGGCCGAACTCTTCTTCGACCCGGCCGCCCCGCTCGCGGCGAAGCGCCGCGCCGCGACGGCCCTGGCCCGCAAGAAGCTCGGCCTGCGATATCTGATGAGCGCGGTCGGGCTGGACGCCGGCGCGCGGGCGGTACGCGGCTCGCACGGCCGACTGCCGGCCGACCCGGCGGACGCCCCGGTGCTGCTCTGCTCGGACCCGGCCGCGGCCCGCGACCGCATCGCCGCGACCGAGGTCAAGGCGCTCCTGCTGGAACTGGCCGGGCTGGCGTCGGCCGGCGCGTCGCCCGGTCCGGCGTCGTCCGGTGCGTCGGCCGGTCCGGCGTCGTCCGGCGCGACGACCGGCCCGGTGGCGTCCGGTGCGGGGGAGGCGTCGTGA
- the eboE gene encoding metabolite traffic protein EboE, which translates to MRLRHPGGETVHLGYCTNVHPAEDLAGILAQLDTYAVPVREAIGADLLGLGLWLAAPVAAELAGDPATRLGLRSELDARGLEVVTLNGFPYAAFQAPVVKGDVYHPDWTTPDRLAYTLDLARVLADLLPDDAARGSISTLPLAWRSPWDGARAEACRRRLDQLSAGLAAVERDTGRRIRVGFEPEPGCLVESTKQSAAILSGVDNDRLGVCVDLAHLACAWEDPAEALARLHAAGLPVVKVQVSAALEAADPAASAEALRRWVEPRFLHQTRGAGCAGTTDPADPAYAADDLDAALDAALPGPWRVHYHVPLHAPPEPPLDSTLPVLRAALAALYAGPDAGCDHLDVETYTWGVLPEARRPRTDAELAAGIAAELAFARHELAALGLTPLGSEVPA; encoded by the coding sequence ATGCGGCTGCGACATCCGGGAGGCGAGACCGTCCATCTCGGCTACTGCACCAACGTGCACCCGGCCGAGGACCTCGCCGGCATCCTCGCCCAACTGGACACGTACGCGGTCCCCGTCCGGGAGGCGATCGGGGCCGACCTGCTCGGCCTGGGGCTGTGGTTGGCCGCCCCGGTCGCCGCGGAGCTGGCCGGCGACCCGGCAACGCGCCTCGGCCTGCGGTCGGAACTGGACGCCCGGGGGTTGGAGGTGGTCACCCTCAACGGCTTCCCCTACGCGGCCTTCCAGGCCCCGGTGGTCAAGGGTGACGTGTATCACCCCGACTGGACCACCCCGGACCGGCTGGCGTACACCCTCGACCTGGCCCGCGTGCTTGCCGACCTGCTGCCCGACGACGCGGCCCGCGGCTCGATCTCCACCCTGCCGCTGGCCTGGCGGTCGCCCTGGGACGGCGCCCGTGCCGAGGCGTGCCGACGCCGGCTCGACCAACTCTCGGCCGGTCTCGCCGCGGTGGAGCGGGACACCGGCCGGCGGATCCGGGTCGGCTTCGAGCCGGAACCCGGATGCCTGGTGGAGAGCACGAAACAATCCGCCGCGATACTGTCCGGCGTGGACAATGATCGACTCGGCGTCTGTGTGGACCTCGCGCACCTCGCCTGCGCCTGGGAGGACCCGGCGGAGGCCCTCGCGCGGCTGCACGCGGCCGGCCTGCCGGTGGTGAAGGTGCAGGTCTCGGCCGCGCTGGAGGCGGCCGACCCGGCCGCCTCCGCCGAGGCGCTGCGACGCTGGGTCGAGCCCCGGTTCCTGCACCAGACCCGGGGCGCCGGCTGCGCGGGCACCACCGACCCGGCCGACCCGGCGTACGCGGCCGACGACCTGGACGCCGCCCTCGACGCGGCGCTGCCCGGGCCGTGGCGGGTGCACTACCACGTGCCGCTGCACGCCCCGCCCGAGCCGCCGCTGGACTCGACGTTGCCGGTGCTGCGCGCCGCGCTGGCCGCGCTCTACGCCGGCCCGGACGCCGGCTGCGACCACCTGGACGTAGAGACGTACACCTGGGGGGTGCTCCCGGAGGCGCGCCGGCCGCGCACCGACGCGGAGCTGGCCGCCGGGATCGCGGCGGAGCTGGCCTTCGCCCGCCACGAGCTGGCCGCGCTCGGCCTCACGCCACTGGGAAGCGAGGTGCCGGCATGA
- a CDS encoding sugar phosphate isomerase/epimerase family protein, translating into MTAPRLGYGTNGFANHRLDDALAVLADLGYVGVALTLDHDHLDPFAPALVRRVSAVRRRLEALGLAVVVETGARYLLDPWHKHAPTLLHDDPTRRIEFLRRAVRIGADLGAEAVSFWAGVRPEAVPPRTAWDRLVAGCATVVDAADRVGVPLGFEPEPGMLVEDIAGWRRLRTGLDDPGCFGITLDIGHCRCLEPWSAPRCVHEVAEHLVNVQIDDMRRGVHEHLEFGEGEIDFPPVLRALDDAGYRGLVAVELPRHSHAAPAVAARSLDFLRAAAAAVAPPLSSAPVDASPAGEAAVRM; encoded by the coding sequence ATGACCGCGCCCCGCCTCGGCTACGGCACCAACGGGTTCGCCAACCACCGGCTGGACGACGCGCTCGCCGTGCTCGCCGACCTCGGCTACGTCGGGGTGGCGCTCACCCTGGACCACGACCACCTCGATCCGTTCGCGCCGGCCCTGGTGCGGCGGGTGTCCGCCGTCCGCCGCCGGCTGGAGGCCCTCGGCCTCGCGGTGGTCGTCGAGACGGGCGCCCGTTACCTGCTCGACCCGTGGCACAAGCACGCGCCGACCCTGCTGCACGACGACCCCACCCGGCGGATCGAGTTCCTGCGCCGGGCCGTGCGGATCGGCGCCGACCTGGGTGCGGAGGCCGTGTCGTTCTGGGCCGGCGTACGCCCCGAGGCCGTCCCGCCGCGGACCGCCTGGGACCGGCTGGTCGCCGGGTGCGCCACGGTGGTCGACGCGGCCGACCGGGTCGGCGTGCCGCTGGGCTTCGAGCCGGAGCCAGGCATGCTGGTCGAGGACATCGCCGGCTGGCGCCGGTTGCGTACCGGGCTCGACGACCCGGGCTGCTTCGGCATCACCCTCGACATCGGACACTGTCGCTGCCTGGAGCCGTGGTCCGCGCCCCGGTGCGTGCACGAGGTGGCGGAGCACCTGGTCAACGTCCAGATCGACGACATGCGCCGGGGTGTGCACGAACACCTCGAGTTCGGCGAAGGCGAGATCGACTTCCCGCCCGTGCTGCGCGCGCTGGACGACGCCGGCTACCGCGGCCTGGTCGCCGTGGAGTTGCCCCGGCACTCGCACGCCGCGCCCGCCGTGGCGGCCCGGTCGCTGGACTTCCTGCGCGCCGCGGCGGCGGCCGTCGCACCGCCCCTCAGCTCCGCACCCGTCGACGCGTCACCGGCCGGAGAGGCCGCGGTGCGTATGTAG
- a CDS encoding inositol-3-phosphate synthase has product MRTGVWLVGARGSVATTSIVGGLALRAGLAGPTGCVTELPQLRGPALPAFADLVFGGHDVVTTPLCKRAEALAASGVLPGRLVAALPDELAAVEDELRPAPTGASQADRAAATVRDLTDFRERHRLDRVVVVNVSATEPAARPHPGHADPAALRDALAGPDEVLPASSLYAFAALTAGCPYVDFTPSTGARLPALHTLAVERGLPYAGHDGKTGETLVKSVLAPMFAMRHLTVRSWSGVNLLGGGDGANLADPAANAAKVESKQRVLGETLGYVPQGDTRIDFVEELGDFKTAWDLITFSGFLGTGMRMEFTWHGCDSALAAPLVLDLARLTAAAHAAGRVGPLAELAFFFKDPLGAPTHSLAEQWTRLTEFTRQLHAGRESADGHAG; this is encoded by the coding sequence ATGCGTACGGGTGTCTGGCTGGTGGGGGCGCGTGGTTCGGTCGCGACCACCAGCATCGTCGGAGGGCTCGCGCTGCGAGCCGGCCTCGCCGGGCCGACCGGCTGCGTCACCGAACTGCCCCAGCTGCGCGGCCCCGCCCTGCCGGCCTTCGCCGACCTGGTCTTCGGCGGCCACGACGTGGTCACCACCCCGCTCTGCAAGCGGGCCGAGGCGCTCGCCGCCAGCGGGGTGCTGCCCGGCCGGCTGGTCGCCGCCCTCCCCGACGAGCTCGCCGCGGTCGAGGACGAGCTGCGTCCCGCGCCGACCGGGGCGAGCCAGGCCGACCGGGCGGCCGCCACCGTCCGGGACCTCACCGACTTCCGCGAGCGACACCGGCTCGACCGGGTGGTCGTGGTCAACGTCTCGGCCACCGAGCCCGCCGCCCGACCGCACCCCGGGCACGCCGATCCGGCCGCCCTGCGCGATGCCCTGGCCGGCCCGGACGAGGTGCTGCCGGCCAGTTCGCTCTACGCGTTCGCGGCGCTGACGGCCGGCTGCCCGTACGTCGACTTCACCCCGTCCACCGGGGCCCGGCTGCCGGCGCTGCACACGCTCGCGGTCGAGCGCGGGCTGCCTTACGCCGGGCACGACGGCAAGACCGGGGAGACCCTGGTGAAGTCGGTGCTCGCCCCGATGTTCGCGATGCGGCACCTGACCGTGCGCTCCTGGTCCGGGGTCAACCTGCTCGGCGGCGGCGACGGCGCCAACCTGGCCGATCCGGCCGCCAACGCGGCCAAGGTGGAGAGCAAGCAGCGCGTGCTCGGCGAGACGCTCGGCTACGTGCCGCAGGGCGACACCCGGATCGACTTCGTCGAGGAGCTGGGCGACTTCAAGACCGCCTGGGACCTCATCACGTTCTCCGGCTTCCTCGGCACCGGGATGCGGATGGAGTTCACCTGGCACGGTTGCGACTCGGCGCTCGCCGCGCCGCTGGTGCTCGACCTGGCCCGGCTCACGGCCGCCGCGCACGCCGCCGGCCGGGTCGGCCCGCTGGCCGAGCTGGCGTTCTTCTTCAAGGACCCGCTCGGCGCGCCCACCCACTCGCTCGCCGAGCAGTGGACCCGGCTGACGGAGTTCACCCGCCAGCTGCACGCCGGGCGGGAGAGCGCCGATGGCCACGCTGGCTGA
- a CDS encoding EboA domain-containing protein, with translation MTPDQLRAALRGVPDPDWLDTALRAVATEPATITRFFPAAGRRCGRHDLPALPGWTADEAARALLLTALPTDHARYADVLYQQGDAAERRAVLKALPLLPVGTAGVPLLHDAIRTNDTRLVAAALGPYARHLDPAAWRQAVLKCVFMAVPLAGVADVDARADGELAVMLAGLAAERQAAGRTMPDDAIDLLDRLTAGRATIAGPAGGSDRADARSDRLSAQEA, from the coding sequence ATGACACCGGATCAGCTCCGGGCGGCCCTGCGGGGCGTACCCGATCCCGACTGGCTGGACACGGCGCTGCGCGCGGTGGCGACGGAACCGGCGACCATCACCCGGTTCTTCCCGGCCGCCGGCCGGCGCTGCGGCCGCCACGACCTGCCCGCCCTGCCCGGTTGGACCGCCGACGAGGCCGCCCGCGCGCTGCTGCTCACCGCGCTGCCGACCGACCACGCCCGGTACGCCGACGTCCTGTACCAACAGGGCGACGCGGCGGAGCGGCGGGCGGTGCTCAAGGCGCTGCCGCTGCTGCCGGTCGGCACGGCCGGGGTGCCCCTGCTGCACGACGCCATCCGCACCAACGACACCCGGCTGGTCGCCGCGGCCCTCGGCCCGTACGCCCGGCACCTCGACCCGGCCGCCTGGCGGCAGGCGGTGCTGAAGTGCGTGTTCATGGCGGTGCCGCTGGCCGGGGTCGCCGACGTCGACGCCCGTGCCGACGGCGAGCTGGCCGTCATGCTGGCCGGCCTGGCCGCCGAACGACAGGCCGCCGGCCGCACCATGCCCGACGACGCCATCGACCTGCTCGACCGGCTCACCGCCGGCCGGGCGACCATCGCCGGTCCCGCCGGCGGATCCGACCGCGCCGACGCGCGATCCGACCGGCTCAGCGCACAGGAGGCGTGA
- a CDS encoding TatD family hydrolase translates to MRIFDPHIHMTSRTTDDYERMAAAGVRAIVEPAFWLGQPRTSAASFTDYFDSLIGWEPFRAGQFGVRHHATIALNPKEANDPRCRKVLDLLPRYLDKDGVVAVGEIGYDSMTPEEDEAFAAQLALAVAHDLPALVHTPHRDKARGVERSLAVVREAGIEPGRVVVDHLNEVTVKLVRDTGCWLGFSIYPDTKMSPPRMVELLRAYGTERMLVNSAADWGRSDPLLTRATAEAMLLAGFNDDDVDRVLWRNPVEFYGQSGRLDLSDLADAAPPAGTFAGNSILRGGS, encoded by the coding sequence ATGCGCATCTTCGACCCGCACATCCACATGACCTCGCGGACGACCGACGACTACGAGCGGATGGCGGCGGCCGGCGTCCGCGCGATCGTGGAGCCGGCGTTCTGGCTGGGGCAGCCGCGCACCAGCGCCGCCTCGTTCACCGACTACTTCGACTCGCTCATCGGCTGGGAGCCGTTCCGCGCCGGGCAGTTCGGCGTCCGGCACCACGCGACGATCGCGCTGAACCCGAAGGAGGCCAACGACCCGCGCTGCCGGAAGGTGCTCGACCTGCTGCCCCGCTACCTCGACAAGGACGGTGTGGTGGCGGTCGGAGAGATCGGCTACGACTCGATGACGCCGGAGGAGGACGAGGCCTTCGCCGCCCAGCTCGCCCTGGCCGTGGCGCACGATCTGCCGGCGCTGGTGCACACCCCGCACCGGGACAAGGCCCGCGGTGTGGAGCGCAGCCTCGCGGTGGTCCGCGAGGCCGGCATCGAACCCGGCCGGGTGGTGGTCGACCACCTCAACGAGGTGACCGTGAAGCTGGTCCGGGACACCGGCTGCTGGCTCGGCTTCTCGATCTACCCGGACACCAAGATGTCGCCGCCGCGGATGGTCGAGCTGCTGCGGGCGTACGGGACCGAGCGGATGCTGGTCAACTCGGCGGCTGACTGGGGCCGGTCGGACCCGCTGCTCACCCGGGCCACCGCGGAGGCGATGCTGCTGGCCGGGTTCAACGACGACGACGTCGACCGGGTGCTCTGGCGCAACCCGGTGGAGTTCTACGGCCAGTCCGGCCGGCTCGACCTCAGCGACCTCGCCGACGCCGCCCCGCCGGCCGGCACCTTCGCCGGCAACTCGATCCTGCGCGGAGGCAGCTGA
- a CDS encoding SCO3242 family prenyltransferase, which yields MATLADLAELVRAPAALSVPGDVVAGAAAAGALDRRTPALAGASVLLYWAGMAANDWADRRLDAVERPERPIPSGRVQPAAAVGLAAGLTAAGLGLAAAAGGRRAAAVAVPLAAAVWGYDLRAKNTAAGPAVMAACRGLDVLLGATGGRLARALPAALTVAAHTWTVTALSRREVSGTDATLPLGTLAGTALVAASAAAVPRRHPRRAIPHRGPDDAGAHPAQDRAAARRDPGRGTPRRISAWDAGAAAPSRSRRGALAAALPAALAAWYAAGYGAAQARVVAEPTAGRVRAAVGAGITGLPALQGALTARGGAGLLGLAVAAAAPLGRRLARKVSPT from the coding sequence ATGGCCACGCTGGCTGACCTGGCCGAGCTGGTCCGGGCGCCGGCGGCGCTCTCGGTGCCCGGTGACGTGGTCGCCGGGGCCGCCGCGGCCGGGGCGCTCGACCGGCGTACGCCCGCCCTGGCCGGCGCCTCGGTGCTGCTCTACTGGGCCGGCATGGCCGCCAACGACTGGGCCGACCGGCGCCTGGACGCCGTCGAGCGGCCGGAGCGGCCGATCCCCAGCGGCCGGGTCCAGCCCGCCGCCGCGGTCGGTCTCGCCGCCGGCCTCACCGCCGCCGGGCTCGGGCTGGCCGCCGCCGCGGGCGGCCGGCGGGCGGCGGCGGTCGCGGTGCCGCTGGCCGCGGCCGTCTGGGGCTACGACCTGAGGGCGAAGAACACCGCCGCCGGCCCGGCCGTGATGGCCGCCTGCCGAGGGCTGGACGTGCTGCTCGGCGCCACCGGCGGGCGGCTGGCCCGCGCCCTGCCGGCGGCGTTGACCGTGGCCGCGCACACCTGGACGGTCACCGCGCTCTCCCGTCGGGAGGTCAGCGGCACCGACGCCACGCTGCCGCTGGGCACCCTCGCCGGCACCGCGCTGGTCGCCGCGAGCGCCGCCGCCGTACCCCGCCGGCACCCGCGTCGGGCGATTCCGCACCGGGGCCCGGACGATGCCGGCGCCCACCCCGCCCAGGACCGTGCCGCGGCCCGTCGGGATCCGGGCCGCGGCACGCCACGGCGGATCTCCGCCTGGGACGCCGGCGCGGCGGCCCCGTCCCGGTCCCGCCGCGGAGCCCTCGCCGCCGCGCTGCCCGCGGCGCTGGCCGCCTGGTACGCGGCCGGCTACGGCGCCGCGCAGGCCCGGGTGGTCGCCGAGCCGACCGCGGGCCGGGTGCGGGCCGCGGTCGGCGCCGGGATCACCGGGTTGCCCGCTCTGCAGGGCGCGCTGACCGCGCGCGGCGGCGCCGGGCTGCTGGGGCTCGCGGTCGCCGCGGCGGCGCCGCTGGGTCGCCGGCTCGCCCGGAAGGTGTCGCCGACATGA